Proteins encoded in a region of the Anopheles aquasalis chromosome 2, idAnoAquaMG_Q_19, whole genome shotgun sequence genome:
- the LOC126569407 gene encoding uncharacterized protein LOC126569407 produces the protein MKVSLYIILISILLSKHYALSHMIRKRQLFREQVLPHAGGKIPDSAFLTDRLALNRLQKDGIAVPDGVLLEQRQYQVHPHPQRTARPTYRVVQTPDNRYTSPEGEYSHNALATVDTTYLIPHGGDRLLLHDYYPHQQQHQHHAVRRPVSPPSAAYRVADSLPKVPILKELRLPNYALFNFDYNAHKKKKPPVVPLVGHYPVASKHPEPWSQRLAQDFVSYHAAVGNGLNYQPASTYGSGSNSNGWSGVTGGGWKPSGASAISGSLLQHQPSFGSFEDFYSQLQDGKHRFYRNTPEGTVRKPGNEAAPKPSIKPEPLTHLQQQQQQHRRQRGHH, from the exons ATGAAGGTTTCGCTGTACATTATTTTAATCTCGATACTGCTGAGCAAGCATTACGCGCTGTCGCACATGATCAGG AAACGTCAGCTTTTCCGCGAACAGGTATTGCCACACGCCGGTGGCAAAATACCGGATTCAGCCTTCCTGACCGATCGCCTCGCGCTCAACCGGCTGCAGAAGGATGGCATCGCGGTACCGGAtggggtgctgctggagcagcgcCAGTATCAGGTCCATCCGCACccgcaacgcaccgcacgGCCCACGTATCGGGTGGTGCAAACGCCGGACAACCGGTACACCTCGCCCGAGGGCGAGTACAGCCATAATGCGCTCGCAACCGTCGATACCACCTATCTGATCCCGCACGGAGGCGACAGATTGTTGCTCCACGATTACTATccccaccagcaacagcatcagcatcatgcggTGCGAAGACCAGTGTCACCGCCATCAGCGGCCTACAGAGTGGCCGACAGCCTACCCAAAGTGCCGATCCTGAAGGAGCTGCGCCTTCCCAACTACGCGCTGTTCAATTTCGATTACAACGctcacaaaaagaagaagccgcCAGTGGTCCCGCTGGTCGGCCACTATCCGGTGGCCAGCAAACACCCGGAACCGTGGTCCCAACGGTTAGCACAAGACTTTGTGAGCTACCATGCAG CTGTGGGTAATGGGTTGAATTACCAGCCAGCTTCTACGTAcggtagcggcagcaacagcaacggttgGTCGGGTGTCACTGGAGGTGGCTGGAAGCCGAGTGGCGCAAGTGCTATCAGCGGATCGCTTTTACAGCACCAG CCATCATTCGGCAGTTTCGAGGACTTTTACAGTCAGCTGCAGGATGGTAAGCACCGTTTCTATCGAAACACGCCGGAGGGAACGGTGCGGAAGCCCGGCAACGAAGCGGCCCCAAAACCGAGCATCAAGCCGGAACCACTCAcccacctgcagcagcagcagcagcaacatcgtcgTCAACGTGGCCATCACTAG